The sequence GAGATCTGAGAAAGAAGGAAAGGGGGAGGAAGAGAGGGAGATCCGAGGGTGAGAGAGCGCCGGTGGAAGGGCGCCGGAGTGGCTAGGCCACGCCGTCGTCGGGAGCAGAGACGCATGCAGAGGAGAAGCCACCACTGCCTCGCGTTCGTCGTAGTCTTTGCGGATCCCTGTCGCAGCCGTCATCCTCGCTAGGAAGCACGTCGCCGCTGCTGTCCGTTCGTCCAGCCCGAGTCGTTGCCGTCGCTGCTGGTCCGCCTTGGAGCCGCCGTCGTCACCATTGAAGCCGAGGAGAGAGAGATGCGGTGAGAGGAGGGTCACGCCCAGCGTCGTCGCCGCCTTTCCTCCGCCGTCACCGAAGCTACTGGGCTCGCCGTCGATGCACCCATGTTGCTGCTGCGTCGCAGGAGCTTCACGCCGCTGTACTGGCCGCCAGAGAACGCATATGAGGCCTCTGTCTTCTTGGGTTTTGATTGTTGTAGTAACTCGACTGTACGCTGTTGTCGGAATCGGGCCAGATTATCAGTAACCACTTCCTCCTTTCTTGAATTTGTTCCATTTTTATTTTGCTCTACTATTCTGATTTTGCTGGTGTCTCTGCTGTCTTACCGATCAAAATGGTGTTATTGCCACTAGAACGGATGCACAGGTCCATGATTCTCTTCTTTGTTGCTCCATCGTTCTGTTTTCTATAGATGCAGTGAGTTATTCTAACCTTGATATCCTTACTGCTGTTATTCTGctatagatttttgagaattttGTGATGTTGACGTTCTAGGGTCGAGTTCCAGTAATTGCATAGTTAAAGTAGAAGCCATTTCTGTTGTTGTGGAAGTGAACGGAGCGGCGGATGCAGCTGCCGTTGAGTGCGAGTCGAGAGAAAAAGGTTTCTTGAACGTATTTGATTTACGGGTTTTGATTATTCGAGGTAGGAGCGCTTTTCTTAAACTTGTTTTACTttccagagttgttataaatcgatattaatgcataaaatacatttttgtgatttcgtaagtcttatgaattgaatttaGTTGCTTTGGATGATTGAGATTATTAGTTCGATTGATCGATCGATTGAGAAAGTTGAATATTCTAATTAGTTGAGTGATGTTGTTAAAGTGGTTTTCCTTGAATTATcggaatttgattttgaaacaaATTTAGAAAGGACTTGATATTTGAAAACGGTTTGTTTATTGAGAACgatttgctattttggaaatGATTCAAAAAGGGTTAGAGGAAGGGTTTGGTTTGAAACTATTTGAGAAGACCGAGAATTTTTAATTAttgattgatgttgttgattgaagCTGGTTTAAACTGTGGTTTATAGGATTGGTTGATTGAATTCTGGATTTTGTAATTTCTTTGGGTTGAGTGTtgttgttgtgataatggttattggaagtgatttgaatgattaacaggcgtttggtttggtttggttgggactcgaaaagggtggcagaatccAAGTATTAGAGGAGATGCtatcgaaattttataaaattggaagtttcatttgaagtaattatttaagatttggttttaaacattatatatcttaagattgatttatttatcaaagaaggaattatgttttgaattgggattgttaatggacggaatggaaagaaggatgatgaaaattttttttgaaatatggttttgattgaatttggaaaataagatttggattgatgaatgattatgatgttgagaatgttgagatatcgattgagaatgttgagatatgatctttgaattattcatatggcttaagaatttgaattatctgagatacgaggtttcctggataaagtaccatggcttgccaccacgtgtaccaggttgaaaactcgatactctgttgaccctacgatgtaagtgtgaccgggcactatataaattcccgggaatgtaacccccattgagcaatattgattatttgagaaaaaagctatgcatagacttttggggatgcacgtcgggagaCAGTCTAAgttcaattcagacttgtcgggttggctggataaccgacagatgagactcatcagccataggacaggcatgcatcatatgaatttgtatgctttgcttgggtttgaacttgttttggattgcctaattgctaaactgttcttaacttctacttgaactatttgttgtaactgctacctaaacctgtgctttccttgtctgtcttgtctgtgtttgtcctggcgtgctacatctgagaatgaactttgatgctgaattaatgattgtgttgtttgattgcatggttgatttctgattgagattttcttataagaaaggaaatgtttcggatttctgaaaaattaaacattatttctttgaaaaggttttgaacaatTTTCTATTggttttttaaaagattcataaggcaatgataatcactgagcttgaaaatagttttcttattaaatatcttcttatgacaactttaaaactccgtggtgagaccgtgtggttaggttctcgccccctacagctttaccttttcaggaaccgaaTGAAGAAGCATTAGGAAGAGTTATACTgcatttggtttatatgttgttgtattaattagattattttcttccctcgtctttgtttttacaattttgtaagagggataggagttgtatattatatatatatatatattttaagatattatgtaagaagtcttgtatatgaatttatgcctgcttaatttttttaagataaagtatttatttccggttttcaaagaaatcaacGATACGGtgttgagtcacaggctcctattttaatattaagtatataaagtagtcgtaatactttttgctatcagagtggcgcagccggagtgtgacattctggtagtgagggtgttacaaatACAAGCCTGGCAAGACTAATGTGGTAACAGTTGCGCTGAGCCGCAAGGCTGAGTTAGTAACCATTTCTATGGTTGAAGGAGATATTGTGCATACCATCAAGGAAGGGTTGCATCACAATCTGTTAGCCAAGAAGTTGGTGGAGTTGGCTAGTGAAGGTAAGACCAAAAGATTTTGGCTAGAaaatgactgatgagcggatattttttacgctttttggcatcattttcatatagtttttagcatgttttgtttaagttttattaaggtttcataggttttagtgtaaaattcaaatttttggattctactttgagtttgtgtgttttttatatagtttcaggtattttctggctaaaattgaggagctgaagcaaaagtctgattcagagacagagaaagtactGTAAATGCTTTCCGGATCTGACATCCTTGCACTTGAAAGAGCTTttgtggagctacagaagtccaaatagagcgttcttaacggctatggaaagctaacttcaagatatttccagaaatgtataatagtttatactttgtatCAGAATTGAAaatccaaaactggcgtccaacgccagtctCCTGCCCcagtccaggcgtccagcgcccaaaggaggagaccagcatccaagcacccaaagaggaccccctagccagcgttcaacgccctagagacctcatagcatgtggatctcatcaaagttcagcccaaacactcaccaagtggggtcccagaagtggattttagcactaaaaagactattttacccttcttatgtaatccttagtcatttgtttagtatttaagggatattttacataatcacaCAGGACTTTATGCCAAATTTTCGTGTATCATTGTGTTTTCTatcaatatgagtttctaaacctcctaggttgaggggaggagccctgctgagttttatggattaataaaagtattactgtttctcttcaaaccgtgattgattcaattctaagatgtatcttcgttcttcaactttaTGAATGgtatgacccgtgacaatcatctccgttcttcatactaagacctcgtgcctgacaaccagccgtgttcttcttgggttcgtgtgaatacgtaactggaaagcattgaaccgccagcttgattatacatctcttagatggctaatccacgacttcattggggacttctcaagacactAGTTCagtcgaggtatggggagattagggtctctgtggtagaggctagaactcaaaggcgcagcattctctgatttggaagattcgaccttgtctgtggcgttttgagtaggatcattaaggagaatggactgcaaaagcttcaccctcaatcagaatggatccacactaaccctggggtttagATCTGGAGGAGATTGGTGACCGCGACCGTACGGCGtcgatcacatacagcctaccatagaagaaatcattcacaattgaagaagacagtaagaccagagttaatccagaaggataaagcatctccaagccttaaccatcttcttatcactggTTACATTCGaattcacaaagtattttatacccTATTTCACTTTTATGCATTCAAATCCAAtaactcttctatccgcctgactaagatctacaagatgaccatagcttgcttcaaatcacaatcctcgtgggatcgattctgactcgctcaggtattacttggacaacccagtgcacttgctggtacaattgTACGAAAGTTTGGGGATTCGTGCACACAATGACCTTCTCTACACTAAAGGGAGAAGACTATACGTCCCTAAATGGAaaaatctaagaagaaaattagtgagagaatgcCAGGACACCAAGTGGGCTGGTCACTAAGGTCAGCAAAGGACCTTGGCACTCATTGAATCTTCTTATTAATGGCCTCAAATGAGAGATAAAGTAGAGAACTATGTGAAGACTTGTCTTGTGTGCtaacaagataagattgaaaacaaGACACCAAGCGAGTTGTTGGAACCTCTGCCTCCATCAGAGCGACAGTGGGAAAGTGTCTCTCTAGATTTCATCTCTGTCTTACCAAAGTTCGAGGTGTTTGGATCTATTCTCATGGTAGTAGATCAGTTTTGAAATATGCTACCTTTATACTCGCCCCTACTGACTGCACTACAGAGGAAGCAGCCCGACTGTTCTTCAAGAATGTGGTGAAATACTGGGGATTGCCTAAGAGCATCATTAGTGATGGAGATCACGCTTCACCGGACGACTATGGATAGAGCTGTTCAAACTCCTTGGGTCGGGGCTTTATTTTTCAACAAGCTTCCATCCTCAAATCGATGGGCAGACTGAGAGAGTGAATGCCTTACTCGAGTGTTACTTGAGTCATTTTGTAAGCGCTGATCAGAAGGACTAGACAAAACTCCTCGACATTGCTCAGTTTTCATACAATTTACAAAGGAGCGAGTCCACAAGGAAGAGCCCATTCGAGATTGTGACTGGACAACATTCGCTTACACCtcactctctttctttctcttactCAGGGAAGAGCCCTGGAGCTTATCATATGATTAAGTCATGGGAAGAACAAGCAGATATCACTCGTTCTTACCTAGACAAAGCTGccaagaggatgaagaaatgaGCAGATAAGAAGAGGAGGCATGCAAACTATCAAGTGGGAGACAAGATAATGATCAAACTTCTTCCACAACAATTTAAAGTATTTCGCAAGGTTCATAAGGATTTAATCCGCAAATACGAAGGGCCATTTGAGATTATTGGATTTGTTAGGGAGGTTGCTTACAAAGTACAACTCTCTCCCTCTATGAAGATCCACCCGGTCTTCCATGTGAGTATGCTTAAACCATATCATGGAGACCAAGACGAACCGAGTAGAGGTGACTCGAGTCGTGCTCCGCCCGTGGTGATTAGATCCTTTGATAAAGAAATCGAATAGATCTTAGCTAATCGCGTCGTGCGACAATGAGGAGTACCACCAAGTATCCAATACTTGATCAAGTGGAAAGAGCTCCCGATAACTGAAGCTAGTTGGGAAGCTCGTGAAGATCTGTGGCAATTCCAAGAATACCTAGAGCGCTATCATGAACAGAACGCAACGAGGACGATTGCGCATTAGGTGGGGGAGAATatcacggtaaattttagaaagttagatttaacagtgtttgtataattttctggagtgtttgagaatgCTCTAGATGGTTCCGAAATattctagaatgtcctagaaggtcccAGAATActctagaaggttctagaagactctggaaggtcatagaTTATTTTAGAAGAGTGTGGATGTATATAGGAATATGAAGAGTAGTATAGAAGAATCTGGAAGTATTTAGAAAGTTGTAGTATGATAGATATTTGTAATGAAGGTTCTAAATAATTAAtctggaccgttgattagatttaatcctaaccatccattaaagaggtggatggctataaataggagtGAGAGTTAGTGTGAGTCATTTGTAATAGACACttgagcaataaagtgttcttccaccaaaacttcctttctcttgtgttctcttgtgttcttaactttcttgctaagtattgaggattaggctgacttggtcttagctcaagaggttgagtaagttcgAGGGTCGGCACGATAGCGTTGGAGTGTATCCAAGGTCGTGACAGTTAAGTTACATTTATTCTCATTTGTATGAACCCTAATCCCTAAAATCGACGGAAACATTTACTAGTGCAAAGCCATTATCCAGATTTCATTTTGAGAGAGACGAAAACACCGGGCAACAAATTTTGGTGGTCGTCGGACATGCAGGAAAGGATGGGGTGATTTACAAAAAGGAGGAGGTAGAGCTTCACCTCAATGTGATCACTGAGTGCCCAGAAAATCACTGATAATTTCTTATCAACTAAAACCCTTGGAATCGAAACGCTAAGCTTGAAAGGTGCAGCGCCATCAAATTCAGACCCTGCCAAAAATAGGACAAAGTGTGGAGAAGTAAATTTGACATTAAAATTGTAGCATTGGAGGAAAGAATTGAAGATGGTGTTAGCGGTGAAGAGCAATAAACAAAGTGTTGGAATTATGCAATTATGCTTCCCACGTGAATCGCCATCTTTGTGTTGTGTTATTTTCAGTATCACTATTATCAATTATGGTTGTAGTTGCAGGTGtgcatatttttctgtattttgaaGAAGTTAAACAGACGAGGGAAGAACAAACGAAATTAGTATTAAATTTTTTaaggactaatttaattaaaaaaatcattcaaaataaaaaagacgATGGACCAATCTTTCAAATATATTTGACTATTAACCTTATTAACATATATATCAAACAAGGGACAAAGCCTCGCAGGATCCAAAGAGAACATTGGCTCCCTCTAAATaagctttaattatttttttataaattatatataaattttatcttaattctcttaaaagttttattttaattctttgtattataaaattatttgttgtctttttcttaaaatttaatcTAACTAAATTAAATCATTTACAAATTTTCGGCTATCATTTTCACCCCATAAGAATCCACCcatatattaaaaataactttaaGTTATAGCTACGAGGAAGATCTGATAAAGGTGGGATACCCATCAGCAATTCAGCATCATGGCTCTTACAAAGCATATCAGCCACCTTAAAtcaattttcatctttcaatttcaccTTAAAACACACCCACTTCTAATTATATATAATGAGCCCGTAGATTATTGCTCTGCTCATTCTTTTAACATTCACAAATTACTACAAGTTAGAGCTACAAGGAAGATCTGATAAATGTAGGATATCCATCATCACAACTCTTACAAAGCATATCAGCCAACTCTTTCTCAAACCTCTCCATAGCTTTGACCGGCAAGAAAATTGGAAACATTACACTTTCTTCTCCTTTGCCATTCACACAATCCATCATAAACGTTACTCCAAAAAAATCCCCAGCCCCACCTTCAAATACTCCACCGTACAATGCATTACCCCATCCAAAATCCACTTCTCTTAACCCAGCACGTGTCAAGTTTGACACAATGCAAGATCCTACGGTTGTAAATAACGGTCTTCCTTTTGTCACCAACAGATCTGCCACAGAATGCATGTACTCTTCCGTCACTTCatcttttgctttctttatcaACTCTACCGCATATCCAAACGGATTTTCACAAAGCTTCCTTACAGTTGTAACTGCTGCAGGATAAGCAAAAACGTTTCCGTAATAACCAAGGGGTATTTTAGGGTTAAACCTAGCGCGTGCATTCACGATGCACATCATGCGAACATCATCTTCTGGCGCAAGTTGCAATGCTTTTGTACGGCAACACCATAGACATGCAGTTACAAGCTCAAATCTAGTGCATTCGCCGAGGTGACGTGGAACCAAACGACGAAGGGAAGCTATTTCGGTTGGTCCAAAGAAGAAGGAGCGTTGAACCATGTCTTTCTTGCTCAGAATAATGGTGGAGGTGTCTACTATGGGTTCTTCGTATTCGCGATGGGTGCATGTAATGCGAGGTGGGTGCCTTGCACTCAAGAGCTCCCTGGACCACACAGGTAGAATGGAAGGTTGATGTGCACCACGAGCCATTTCAGCCATGGCAGTCATAAATTGTGCAAAACCAGTGCCATCACTCATGGTGTGGTTTAGGCGGAAGGCAAGGGTGAAACCACCACATTTAAAGCGTGTCACCTGTTATTTAAGTAATACtaaataatcaatttttttacagtaaattttaattaattttttaaaattagggaCATATATTTTCACCTATTCAAGgttaaaagggaaagaaaaagtcTAGGCCagtattttgttaaaattttaccagcatttaattataaaaaaaataattaattctatATCATTAGATGTTAAATGTCGttttatactattaaaaatattgatgatgGCTAATTAATGTCAATTTATCTATGAAATAACGAAATTAAAATTGTACCTATAAAAGATTAATTTCGTACCACAAATTTATTCAAACTCtaaaaaattattcatttttcATGAATATATCTTTAATttagaaattttttaaaatttttaaataacttaATTTTTTNNNNNNNNNNNNNNNNNNNNNNNNNNNNNNNNNNNNNNNNNNNNNNNNNNNNNNNNNNNNNNNNNNNNNNNNNNNGttcatatttaaaattttcataaataaaaataatagtttactCCTTTTGACATTTAAGTAGATTTTGTGCTATTTTGATATCTAATTTAGCtgaaaatttagttaaaaaatatttgtaaatCTACAATGACAGGGATTGTTTTTACTATATATTCAAAATTTGAAGAGTCATTTTTTGGAACCTGTATGAGTAGAAGGGGACAGTTGACAATTCCTTCCGATCCTGGAACATTGTAAAGGAGTTCTTCAAAACAAGGGAACGGAGGTTGAAGGGAGTCACCAAGTTGGTCAAGTGCCACGTCAGCATCAGCCTCGATGAACAAGACACCCTCTGCAGTGCAATCCACCATCAACTTGCGGCCATGACCCTCCCTAAGCCTACCGGCAAATGGGTAGTAAAACACAAGTGTTCTTGAGAGTGCATCTCTTATCACCTTTACTGGGTCTTTTCCTTCCATTGATGGA is a genomic window of Arachis ipaensis cultivar K30076 chromosome B06, Araip1.1, whole genome shotgun sequence containing:
- the LOC107647997 gene encoding benzyl alcohol O-benzoyltransferase-like translates to MSSSSSKSPSPLITVKRCKPELVAPAMPTPRELKLLSDIDDQEGFRFQLPSIFIYGHNPSMEGKDPVKVIRDALSRTLVFYYPFAGRLREGHGRKLMVDCTAEGVLFIEADADVALDQLGDSLQPPFPCFEELLYNVPGSEGIVNCPLLLIQVTRFKCGGFTLAFRLNHTMSDGTGFAQFMTAMAEMARGAHQPSILPVWSRELLSARHPPRITCTHREYEEPIVDTSTIILSKKDMVQRSFFFGPTEIASLRRLVPRHLGECTRFELVTACLWCCRTKALQLAPEDDVRMMCIVNARARFNPKIPLGYYGNVFAYPAAVTTVRKLCENPFGYAVELIKKAKDEVTEEYMHSVADLLVTKGRPLFTTVGSCIVSNLTRAGLREVDFGWGNALYGGVFEGGAGDFFGVTFMMDCVNGKGEESVMFPIFLPVKAMERFEKELADMLCKSCDDGYPTFIRSSL